A genomic stretch from Microtus pennsylvanicus isolate mMicPen1 chromosome 11, mMicPen1.hap1, whole genome shotgun sequence includes:
- the LOC142859833 gene encoding olfactory receptor 2G3-like has product MRVAMEGQNVSFPNTFVLVGFSDLPWLEMPLFGVLLLSFILTVIGNSSIIFLSLVDPRLRTPMYFFLDNLSVLDLCVTYTIVPQLLINLWGPEKTIASWSCMAQAYLYQWMGGTECALLAVMAFDRYVAICCPLRYVLIMHLWACVWLAAVCWALGLANSLVQTTLTLYLTLCAKNTLDHFFCEVPALIKLACSDTTMNDLSLALGAVPFGIVSPLTVLTSYTFIARAVLKLPSAKERRKAFSTCSSHLLVVTIFFGPGIYTYLQPPGNNKQSKFLSFFYCVFTPMLNPLIYTLRNKDVKEAWRRILSSQGRRKSLKAR; this is encoded by the coding sequence ATGCGGGTGGCCATGGAAGGCCAGAATGTGAGTTTCCCCAACACCTTTGTCTTGGTGGGCTTCTCTGATCTCCCATGGCTGGAGATGCCCCTCTTTGGAGTACTTCTGCTCTCCTTCATCCTCACAGTGATAGGAAATAGCTCCATCATCTTCCTGTCCCTGGTGGACCCTAGACTCCGaacacccatgtacttcttcctagACAACCTCTCTGTGTTGGATCTCTGTGTCACGTacaccattgtcccacagctgCTAATCAACCTCTGGGGCCCAGAAAAGACCATTGCCTCCTGGAGCTGCATGGCACAGGCCTACCTCTACCAGTGGATGGGCGGCACCGAATGTGCCCTGCTGGCCGTCATGGCTTTTGACCGCTATGTAGCCATCTGCTGTCCCCTCCGATATGTTCTCATCATGCATCTCTGGGCATGTGTGTGGCTGGCAGCTGTATGCTGGGCCCTTGGCCTGGCCAATTCTCTGGTTCAAACCACACTCACCCTCTACCTTACCCTTTGTGCAAAAAATACACTGGACCACTTCTTCTGCGAGGTGCCCGCTTTGATTAAATTGGCTTGTAGTGATACCACTATGAATGACCTGTCCCTAGCCTTGGGAGCTGTTCCTTTTGGAATAGTGTCTCCTCTGACAGTGCTCACCTCCTACACCTTCATTGCCAGGGCCGTGCTGAAGTTACCTTCAGCCAAGGAAAGGCGCAAGGCATTCAGCACATGCAGCTCCCACTTGCTCGTCGTCACCATATTCTTTGGTCCTGGTATATACACGTACCTCCAGCCTCCAGGCAACAACAAGCAGTCCaagttcctttccttcttctactGTGTCTTCACTCCAATGCTCAATCCACTCATCTACACTCTGAGGAACAAGGATGTGAAGGAAGCATGGAGGAGGATCCTATCCtcccagggaaggaggaagtcttTGAAAGCCAGATGA